From Flavobacterium sp. 102, a single genomic window includes:
- a CDS encoding methyltransferase domain-containing protein yields the protein MDIKEISSGVDQNTHWYYQSKKIPLLNYFESLSTDIKYDIIDVGSGTGFFAEEILNAFPQKINNCYLIDTEYTEEEIQKSSGTRLIKQNKIPDLISNSLVVMMDVLEHLEDDKKMLDEIRANAKGQNYFFITVPAFKSLWSAHDEYLCHYRRYTIPSLKKVLVESNYKITSTYYLYGILFPLVWLSRRISNLVPSKEVKSEMKPLHPILNKIIFSICRFDANYLTKNKLMGVTCIAFGKIIK from the coding sequence ATGGATATTAAAGAGATTTCGAGCGGTGTTGACCAAAATACGCATTGGTACTACCAAAGCAAAAAAATTCCTTTACTCAATTACTTTGAAAGTTTATCAACTGACATTAAATATGACATCATCGACGTTGGTTCCGGCACCGGTTTTTTTGCGGAAGAAATTTTAAATGCCTTTCCTCAGAAAATAAACAATTGCTATTTAATCGATACTGAATACACCGAAGAAGAGATTCAAAAATCCTCCGGCACAAGACTAATCAAGCAAAACAAGATTCCTGATTTGATTTCAAATTCATTAGTGGTCATGATGGATGTTTTAGAACACTTAGAAGACGACAAAAAAATGCTTGATGAGATTAGGGCTAATGCCAAAGGCCAAAATTATTTTTTCATCACTGTTCCGGCTTTTAAATCTTTGTGGTCCGCTCATGATGAATATTTGTGTCACTATAGAAGATATACTATTCCATCGCTTAAAAAAGTGCTAGTGGAAAGCAACTATAAAATTACCTCAACTTATTATCTGTACGGAATCTTATTCCCGTTGGTTTGGTTAAGCAGAAGAATTTCCAACTTAGTTCCCAGTAAAGAAGTCAAATCAGAAATGAAACCGCTTCACCCTATTCTCAATAAAATCATATTTTCTATATGCCGTTTTGACGCAAACTATTTGACTAAAAATAAATTGATGGGTGTAACTTGTATTGCTTTCGGAAAAATCATAAAATAA
- a CDS encoding T9SS type A sorting domain-containing protein produces MKKLYFLLFLISGLTNAQIINFPDANFKAALLNASPSNTTATGSAGNVAVDTNADGEIQMAEALAITGLQFQSEGINDFSGLENFTNLAYFGSYSNSVSDFHLNGLTNLQTISISGSNNATTVFSFSNLPALTHFNFYYSNITSLTLTNLANVTVIGVWGDSQLTDLNLIGLTSLNRLTANDCAISNLAITNSPAITEINLANSNLTSISITNYPSLRVLILSGNNITDTSGFTNINAIEEINLQGNQISNLVLPTSLPLLKYLYVGSNGFPTINLSGYPSLRGLAVNNNTITSLDLSNVPLLQQLIMSDNPIATADFSNLPNLTSFAGGSTLLSEMDFSNSPSLMNLSYFNNPNLTHINLKSGVVNNINYNTSTYYNLPNLTYICVDEGDNFTYSLISSTPTVPITSYCDFVPGGNYNTITGVLTFDADNNGCDSNDTFHPFMKVKINDGLVIGSSFTTTTGDYTFYTQTGTFTWLPDFENPSWFTATPSIGAINFPDNNNNTATQNFCITANGVHSDVEMVIEPVTPARPGFDAVYKLVYKNNGNQTETVYVNFNFDAAKLQLVSTSTVPYSSAGGNLAWQINNLLPFQSGSILVTLHVNSPMDTPAVNIDDILAFTSFIDVSIDENWEDNAFDYNQIVVGAFDPNDITCLEGDVVSPTEIGNYLHYMIRFENTGTFQAENIVVRTEINPADFDINTLQLLNASHAVDARINGNTVEFVFQNILLESGGHGNVLLKLQSANSLQQGDMVNKQANIYFDYNFPVETNEAETVFQALSNPDYEIDNSLNIYPNPTSGLVNIKGDFNIKSTQLFDVQGRLIQTNIINNTITVIDLSSQSNGIYFVKVVTEKGIKVDKLIKQ; encoded by the coding sequence ATGAAAAAACTATACTTTTTATTATTCTTAATTTCAGGATTAACGAATGCTCAGATCATTAATTTTCCTGATGCAAATTTCAAAGCTGCCTTATTGAATGCAAGTCCTTCCAATACAACTGCAACCGGTAGTGCCGGAAATGTAGCAGTTGATACGAATGCTGATGGTGAAATTCAGATGGCTGAAGCTTTGGCGATAACAGGATTACAGTTTCAATCTGAAGGGATTAATGATTTTTCTGGGTTAGAAAATTTCACTAATCTTGCCTACTTTGGTAGTTATAGTAACAGTGTGAGTGATTTCCATTTAAACGGATTGACCAATTTGCAAACGATTAGTATCTCAGGTAGCAATAACGCTACTACTGTTTTTTCGTTTTCAAATCTTCCGGCTTTGACGCATTTCAATTTTTATTATTCCAATATCACTTCGTTGACGTTGACAAATCTGGCAAACGTTACTGTTATTGGTGTTTGGGGCGATTCACAGTTGACTGATTTGAATTTGATTGGATTAACTTCTTTAAACAGATTGACTGCTAATGATTGTGCGATAAGTAATTTGGCTATTACGAATTCACCGGCAATTACCGAAATCAATTTGGCGAATAGTAACCTGACATCCATTTCAATCACCAATTACCCATCATTAAGAGTCTTAATTCTTTCAGGAAATAACATTACCGATACTTCAGGATTTACAAACATAAACGCAATAGAAGAAATCAATTTACAAGGAAACCAAATTTCAAATTTAGTTTTACCAACTTCATTGCCATTGCTGAAATATTTATATGTAGGTTCTAATGGTTTTCCAACAATTAATTTGTCAGGTTATCCAAGTCTTAGAGGTTTGGCTGTTAACAATAATACGATTACATCTTTAGACTTGTCTAATGTTCCTTTGTTGCAACAATTGATTATGTCCGATAATCCAATTGCTACAGCCGATTTTTCAAATCTTCCTAACTTGACTTCTTTTGCCGGTGGTTCGACCTTACTTTCAGAAATGGATTTTTCTAACAGTCCATCTTTAATGAATTTAAGTTATTTTAACAATCCCAATTTGACCCATATCAATCTAAAAAGTGGCGTAGTGAATAATATTAACTATAACACAAGTACTTATTACAATCTGCCTAATTTAACCTATATCTGTGTAGACGAAGGGGATAATTTTACCTATAGTTTGATCTCAAGCACGCCTACCGTGCCAATAACCAGCTATTGTGATTTTGTTCCCGGTGGAAATTATAATACCATAACCGGCGTATTGACTTTTGATGCTGATAATAACGGTTGTGATAGCAACGATACTTTTCATCCTTTTATGAAAGTTAAAATCAATGATGGATTAGTAATAGGTTCTTCTTTTACGACTACAACAGGTGACTATACATTCTATACTCAAACAGGAACTTTTACTTGGCTTCCTGATTTTGAAAATCCGAGTTGGTTTACTGCAACACCATCCATAGGCGCTATCAATTTCCCGGATAACAACAATAACACCGCTACTCAAAATTTTTGTATAACTGCTAACGGAGTTCATTCAGATGTAGAAATGGTTATTGAGCCTGTTACACCTGCGCGCCCTGGTTTTGATGCTGTCTATAAATTGGTTTATAAAAATAACGGAAACCAAACGGAAACAGTTTATGTTAATTTCAATTTTGATGCTGCCAAACTTCAGCTGGTTTCTACTTCAACTGTTCCTTATTCCTCTGCTGGAGGAAATTTGGCTTGGCAAATCAACAATTTGTTACCGTTTCAAAGCGGAAGTATACTAGTAACGTTACACGTCAATTCGCCAATGGATACACCGGCTGTAAATATTGATGATATTTTAGCCTTCACTTCATTTATTGATGTGTCAATAGATGAGAATTGGGAGGACAATGCATTTGATTACAACCAAATCGTAGTCGGTGCGTTTGATCCAAACGACATTACTTGTTTAGAAGGCGATGTCGTTTCTCCAACAGAAATAGGGAACTATTTGCATTATATGATTCGATTTGAAAATACAGGAACTTTTCAAGCAGAGAACATAGTAGTGAGAACTGAAATAAATCCTGCAGATTTCGATATCAATACACTGCAATTATTAAACGCTTCTCATGCAGTAGATGCCAGAATAAATGGGAATACAGTCGAGTTTGTTTTCCAAAATATCTTATTAGAATCCGGTGGTCATGGTAATGTATTGCTTAAATTGCAGTCTGCTAATTCTTTGCAGCAAGGTGATATGGTAAACAAGCAAGCCAATATCTATTTTGATTATAATTTTCCTGTGGAAACTAATGAGGCGGAAACGGTTTTCCAAGCCTTGAGTAATCCAGATTATGAGATTGATAATTCATTAAATATTTATCCGAATCCTACTTCTGGATTGGTTAATATTAAAGGTGATTTCAACATCAAATCAACTCAATTGTTTGATGTTCAAGGAAGATTGATTCAAACTAATATAATAAACAATACCATAACAGTAATTGACCTTTCATCACAATCCAATGGAATTTATTTTGTGAAAGTGGTAACAGAAAAAGGCATAAAAGTTGATAAATTGATTAAGCAATAA
- a CDS encoding four helix bundle protein, producing the protein MNSYKDLDIYKIALDLFYQVHPATLLLPKYELYELGSQLRRSSDSVVSNIIEGYGRKRYKADFIRFLVFSHSSCLETKGHLEKIHNLYEGLIPDNLKFINDYDILGAKIFNFIKYVEENWKT; encoded by the coding sequence ATGAATAGTTACAAAGATTTAGACATTTACAAGATTGCTTTAGATTTGTTCTATCAAGTTCATCCGGCAACTTTACTTTTGCCAAAGTATGAACTTTATGAATTGGGAAGCCAATTAAGAAGATCATCTGATTCTGTGGTTTCTAATATTATTGAAGGTTACGGGCGAAAAAGATATAAAGCAGATTTTATCAGGTTTTTAGTTTTTAGCCATTCAAGTTGTCTGGAAACAAAAGGTCATTTGGAGAAAATACATAATTTATACGAAGGATTAATTCCTGATAATTTAAAATTTATCAATGATTATGATATACTAGGAGCAAAAATTTTTAACTTTATAAAATACGTCGAAGAAAACTGGAAAACCTGA
- a CDS encoding T9SS type A sorting domain-containing protein: MHKIFKIVLLSCVVLNSATVSAQLDQYLAEEDSRISLSQKTEIEIQRFVNDNFKNYKLSKEVTDDVIKHLREEEEFTEEEFQKALINTKIYELRKLFFFENPDKKDGYIAKPPPPTVMQTCTNGDFETNTAGYTFWSDAYPQPATGTGFFQSCSMSTAATATNLVTPSTNNFGSTITLISSTNAGYQQYDPTLAGLGINVPTLNTNGGTKSIKLNNANGFGSSDVTTMSRYFPVINQSTIDFNFSLIMDNKPAHGQPIQPFFRVRVYDQFNNIVDEICIIANPDNCLFNTLVVSNNRRVLYTNWICARLNVQDILNQPGTIEFTVSDCEPSAHFGTVYIDNICGLTCAVPQLGALSTDPTNINCPDMTGSTPIQVCGTYQPPVNATVNTISLNILQNNVVIGSMATPTTLTSSTYCFNVNPSLFGASPSGDFEFQVNGTFNVNCPAGTFIYDISDNSANVGADVTFDNCCQPTLTLVSPADNLNNLATATTKEKERSDWIKAANIVSVGDNVLANGVVYHAANYVELNPGFEAVLGSQFVAYPEGCTADFEYKAQNQNTNVSTTKSAVDDGVVNLIKLTNGFAIIPNPSSNTIDIVMKNAQFNKVNVTSIDGKTVLERNIEMTDKTQLDVSRYANGVYIINITSDDGRIHTEKLIKN; encoded by the coding sequence ATGCACAAGATATTTAAAATAGTTTTACTCAGCTGTGTTGTGCTCAATTCAGCTACAGTCTCGGCTCAGCTCGATCAATATCTGGCTGAAGAAGACAGCAGGATTTCTTTGTCCCAAAAAACGGAAATCGAAATCCAACGGTTTGTAAATGATAATTTTAAAAACTACAAATTATCAAAAGAAGTTACTGATGATGTGATAAAGCATTTGCGAGAAGAAGAGGAATTCACAGAAGAAGAATTTCAAAAAGCCTTAATTAATACTAAGATTTACGAGCTTAGAAAATTATTCTTTTTTGAAAATCCGGATAAAAAAGACGGTTATATTGCCAAACCACCACCGCCAACGGTAATGCAAACTTGTACCAATGGTGATTTTGAAACCAATACTGCTGGTTATACTTTTTGGTCTGATGCTTATCCACAGCCGGCAACCGGTACAGGATTTTTTCAGTCTTGTTCAATGTCAACAGCGGCAACAGCAACCAATTTGGTGACACCGAGTACCAACAACTTTGGCTCAACTATAACTTTGATTAGCAGTACCAATGCAGGTTATCAGCAATACGATCCAACTTTGGCAGGTTTAGGAATAAATGTGCCTACGTTAAATACTAATGGAGGAACAAAATCCATTAAGTTAAACAATGCTAATGGTTTTGGTTCTTCCGATGTGACTACCATGTCCAGATACTTTCCGGTCATTAATCAATCGACAATTGACTTTAATTTTTCGCTGATAATGGACAATAAACCGGCGCACGGTCAACCTATACAACCATTTTTTAGAGTAAGAGTTTATGATCAATTCAATAATATAGTAGATGAAATTTGTATCATTGCGAATCCGGACAACTGTCTTTTTAATACTTTAGTGGTAAGTAATAACAGAAGGGTTTTATATACCAACTGGATTTGTGCCCGATTGAATGTTCAAGATATTTTAAACCAACCGGGAACAATCGAGTTTACGGTAAGCGATTGTGAGCCTTCAGCACACTTTGGTACTGTTTATATCGATAATATTTGTGGGTTAACTTGTGCTGTTCCTCAATTAGGCGCTTTAAGTACAGATCCAACTAATATCAATTGTCCTGATATGACCGGTAGTACGCCAATACAAGTTTGTGGTACTTACCAGCCACCGGTTAATGCGACGGTAAATACTATCTCATTAAATATTTTACAAAACAACGTGGTGATAGGAAGTATGGCAACGCCAACAACTTTAACGTCAAGTACTTATTGTTTTAACGTTAATCCAAGTTTGTTTGGTGCCAGTCCATCAGGCGATTTTGAATTCCAAGTCAATGGTACTTTCAATGTCAATTGCCCGGCGGGAACATTTATTTATGATATCTCAGATAACTCGGCTAATGTTGGTGCCGATGTCACTTTTGACAATTGTTGTCAACCAACACTAACGCTAGTTTCACCTGCAGATAACCTCAATAATTTGGCAACTGCCACTACTAAAGAAAAAGAAAGGTCGGATTGGATCAAAGCCGCTAATATTGTGTCAGTCGGTGACAACGTTTTAGCCAATGGAGTTGTTTATCATGCCGCAAATTATGTTGAATTAAATCCCGGTTTTGAAGCTGTTTTAGGGTCGCAATTTGTCGCTTATCCCGAAGGTTGTACGGCTGATTTTGAGTATAAAGCACAAAATCAAAATACAAATGTTTCAACAACCAAATCAGCGGTTGATGATGGTGTGGTTAATTTAATCAAACTGACCAATGGTTTCGCTATTATTCCGAATCCATCAAGTAATACTATTGACATTGTGATGAAAAATGCCCAATTCAACAAGGTAAATGTTACTTCTATAGATGGTAAAACAGTCTTAGAAAGAAATATAGAAATGACCGATAAAACCCAATTAGACGTTAGTAGATATGCTAATGGAGTTTATATCATCAACATAACTTCAGACGATGGACGAATTCATACCGAGAAGTTAATCAAGAATTAA
- a CDS encoding dimethylarginine dimethylaminohydrolase family protein, translating into MLQLNVKNETSRLRAVVLGSAVNNGPTPSADEAYDPKSLEHILAGTYPIEADMIKEMEAFNQVFQKYNVQVYRPEMIENYNQIFTRDIGFVIDDIFIKANILPDRERELDAIQYVIDQINPAKVVRPPEEVHIEGGDVMLWNDYIFIGTYKGSDYKDYITARTNIQGVNYIKELFPNKIVKEFDLVKSKLEARDNALHLDCCFQPVGKNKGIIYKSGFRQESDYVFLVKLFGKDNLFHITRDEMYDMNSNVFSIDDNVVVSEKNFTRLNNWLRDNGFIVEEIPYAEIAKQEGLLRCSTLPLIRD; encoded by the coding sequence ATGTTACAACTCAATGTAAAAAACGAAACGTCAAGATTAAGAGCCGTAGTGCTCGGTTCAGCCGTAAACAATGGTCCAACACCAAGCGCCGATGAAGCGTATGATCCTAAATCATTAGAACACATTCTCGCCGGAACTTATCCTATTGAAGCCGACATGATCAAAGAAATGGAAGCCTTTAATCAAGTGTTCCAAAAATACAATGTGCAGGTTTACCGCCCGGAAATGATTGAAAACTACAATCAAATTTTCACTCGTGACATCGGATTTGTCATTGACGACATTTTCATCAAAGCTAATATTTTGCCTGATAGAGAAAGAGAACTCGATGCTATTCAATACGTCATTGACCAAATCAATCCGGCTAAAGTGGTTCGTCCACCCGAAGAAGTGCATATCGAAGGTGGCGATGTAATGCTTTGGAACGATTATATTTTTATTGGCACTTACAAAGGTTCCGATTATAAAGATTATATTACGGCTCGTACCAACATTCAAGGTGTAAATTATATCAAGGAATTATTTCCAAACAAAATAGTCAAAGAGTTTGATTTGGTAAAATCTAAGTTGGAAGCTCGCGATAATGCACTACATTTAGACTGTTGTTTTCAACCGGTTGGTAAAAACAAAGGCATCATTTACAAAAGTGGTTTCCGTCAAGAATCGGATTATGTTTTTTTGGTCAAATTATTTGGCAAAGACAACTTGTTCCATATTACGCGTGACGAAATGTACGACATGAATTCCAATGTGTTTTCCATAGATGACAATGTGGTAGTTTCTGAAAAAAACTTCACCAGATTAAACAATTGGCTTCGCGATAACGGATTTATCGTAGAAGAAATACCATACGCAGAGATTGCCAAACAAGAAGGATTGTTGAGGTGTTCGACTTTGCCGTTGATTAGAGATTAG
- a CDS encoding tetratricopeptide repeat protein, whose protein sequence is MKIEKYFPLYFLLLFSMVSWSQNQKIDSLVSLLNKTRNDIDKAQLLNAIADQYKTSDPKLMLDYAQKAYDLAQKINYELAEGNALLNLGNANIISGNYPKALQHFTDAQHLFETLVVKNDIERQNGLAKALGSIGIVFSEQSNYAKALQYYLKAVKIYEQIKDEEKCAKLYNNIGVVYQSQSADFKALEYFIKTQKIQEKLKDANIGITYTNIGNGYLKQNNLSKAFDYYSKAKTALEQHPNPRALGEWYNNVGLYYKVTRQANKAIEHWKLAISTFETIEDKFGIGDSYLLLGQLFLEQNKLEEATQMADKSLVLAKEIKVLEQVVLSEKLLSDIYQKQNNSVLALQHFKLYSQAKDSLTNEENIRRSVEEELNFDFEKREAIQQKEIEKRDLLLKEESKRNTLQLFFAAIFGLLLFGMAFLIYNRIQLKKNLTLQKELAEYEQKALHLQMNPHFVFNCLGSISSFIVQNGTDSAIKYLSKFSKLMRLTLEYSKETLIPIDKEIESLQNYLELEQLRFNNKFTFSIFKSDAIEDDMALPPLLLQPFVENAIIHGVIPKKEKGSISVRFTIEKDSLFCTVEDNGIGFSESKAQKEHSVVAHKSMALDITKKRLEMIESTTKQKTEFKIEEVKNNTEEISGTKVTLHLPIQYIK, encoded by the coding sequence ATGAAGATAGAAAAATACTTTCCTCTATATTTTTTGTTGCTTTTTTCAATGGTGAGTTGGTCACAAAATCAGAAGATAGACAGTTTGGTTTCTCTTTTAAATAAAACCAGAAACGATATTGATAAGGCGCAATTACTCAATGCGATTGCCGACCAATACAAAACGAGTGATCCGAAGTTAATGTTGGATTATGCACAAAAAGCGTATGATTTGGCCCAAAAAATCAACTACGAATTGGCTGAAGGAAATGCGTTATTGAATTTAGGAAATGCGAATATTATCAGTGGAAATTACCCTAAGGCATTGCAACATTTTACGGATGCCCAACATCTTTTTGAAACTTTGGTTGTTAAAAATGATATTGAAAGGCAAAATGGATTGGCGAAAGCATTAGGAAGTATCGGAATTGTTTTTTCGGAACAAAGTAATTATGCCAAAGCGCTACAATATTACTTGAAAGCGGTTAAGATTTATGAGCAAATCAAAGATGAGGAAAAATGTGCCAAATTGTATAACAATATCGGTGTCGTTTATCAATCACAATCAGCCGATTTTAAAGCACTCGAATACTTCATTAAAACCCAAAAAATCCAAGAAAAACTTAAGGATGCCAACATCGGAATCACTTATACTAATATTGGAAACGGTTACCTAAAACAAAATAATTTATCCAAAGCTTTTGATTATTATTCTAAAGCCAAAACAGCTTTGGAGCAGCATCCAAATCCGAGAGCATTGGGCGAATGGTACAATAATGTCGGGTTATATTATAAAGTTACTAGGCAAGCGAACAAAGCCATTGAACACTGGAAATTAGCCATTTCAACTTTTGAAACCATTGAAGATAAATTTGGAATAGGCGATAGCTACCTTCTTTTGGGCCAATTATTTTTGGAACAAAATAAGCTTGAAGAAGCGACGCAAATGGCTGATAAATCATTGGTTTTAGCCAAAGAAATCAAAGTTTTAGAACAAGTAGTGCTTTCAGAAAAATTGTTGAGTGATATTTACCAAAAGCAAAATAATTCCGTTTTGGCGTTACAACATTTTAAATTGTACAGCCAAGCCAAGGACAGTTTGACCAATGAGGAAAATATTCGTAGAAGTGTTGAAGAAGAATTGAATTTTGATTTCGAAAAGCGTGAAGCCATTCAGCAAAAGGAAATCGAAAAAAGAGATTTATTGCTCAAAGAAGAATCTAAGAGAAATACATTACAGCTCTTTTTTGCCGCGATTTTTGGGTTGTTGCTTTTCGGAATGGCTTTTTTAATTTACAATCGAATTCAGCTTAAAAAGAATCTTACGTTGCAAAAGGAACTCGCAGAATATGAACAAAAAGCCTTGCATTTACAAATGAATCCTCATTTTGTGTTCAATTGTTTGGGTTCGATTTCGAGTTTTATAGTGCAAAACGGAACCGACTCGGCCATCAAATATTTGTCCAAGTTCTCTAAATTAATGCGCTTGACCTTAGAATATTCTAAAGAAACATTAATTCCGATAGACAAAGAAATTGAGAGTTTACAAAACTATTTAGAGTTGGAACAATTGCGTTTTAATAATAAATTTACGTTTTCTATTTTTAAAAGCGATGCGATTGAAGATGATATGGCTTTGCCGCCATTATTGTTGCAGCCTTTTGTAGAAAATGCGATAATTCATGGGGTAATTCCCAAAAAAGAAAAAGGAAGTATTTCAGTGCGTTTTACCATTGAAAAAGACAGTTTGTTTTGTACGGTGGAAGACAACGGCATTGGCTTTAGTGAGTCGAAAGCTCAAAAAGAGCATTCGGTTGTAGCTCATAAATCGATGGCGTTGGACATCACCAAAAAGCGTTTGGAAATGATAGAATCGACAACCAAGCAAAAAACAGAATTCAAAATCGAAGAAGTTAAAAACAATACGGAAGAGATTTCGGGAACCAAAGTGACCTTACATCTGCCAATACAATATATTAAATAG
- a CDS encoding LytTR family DNA-binding domain-containing protein yields the protein MITAILIDDDTNLRNGMKSLLSRYAPEINIIGEADSVESGTALLLQNPPQVLFLDIHLGDGSGFDLLEEVNKKGKLNSQIVFITAHEQYAIKAFRFSALDFLLKPVDPEELEKVIGKLKNVIDKNDNVAHIDLLLENIRKKVDNFKRIALSNSDGIHLFEVSDIIRCESEDNYTKFYIKNNKPILISKTLKEYEELLTEHGFERIHQSHLINLAYLKSYIKKDGGYVIMADNSNLPISQRKKDRLQELLKML from the coding sequence ATGATTACAGCCATATTAATTGATGACGACACCAATTTAAGAAACGGAATGAAAAGTCTGTTATCACGTTATGCTCCGGAAATTAATATTATTGGCGAAGCTGATAGTGTTGAAAGTGGTACGGCTTTGTTGTTGCAAAATCCGCCGCAAGTATTGTTTTTAGACATTCATTTGGGTGACGGTTCCGGCTTTGATTTGTTAGAAGAAGTGAATAAAAAAGGGAAGTTAAATTCTCAAATAGTTTTTATCACGGCTCATGAACAATACGCTATAAAGGCTTTTCGTTTTAGTGCTTTGGATTTTTTGCTAAAACCGGTTGATCCTGAAGAATTGGAGAAAGTAATCGGGAAACTGAAAAATGTCATTGATAAAAACGACAATGTGGCGCACATCGATTTGTTGTTGGAAAATATCCGAAAGAAAGTTGATAATTTCAAACGCATCGCATTGTCGAACTCAGATGGAATTCATCTTTTTGAGGTAAGCGACATTATTCGTTGCGAAAGCGAAGACAATTATACTAAGTTTTATATCAAAAACAACAAACCGATTTTGATTTCAAAAACCTTGAAAGAATACGAAGAATTGTTAACCGAACATGGGTTTGAAAGGATTCACCAAAGTCATTTAATCAATTTGGCTTATTTGAAATCCTACATCAAGAAAGATGGCGGTTATGTGATTATGGCTGATAACAGCAATCTTCCTATTTCGCAAAGAAAAAAAGACAGATTACAAGAATTATTGAAAATGTTGTAG
- a CDS encoding citrate synthase, translating to MSKTAILEFDGKKYEFPVIVGSENEAAIDIEKLRALTGAITLDPGYKNSGSCKSDITFLDGEEGILRYRGYAIEDLAEKADFLEVSYLVIFGELPTKAQLQQFENDIRKYTLVNEEMKNIIDGFPKTAHPMGVLSSLTSALTAFNPKVVDVENEKEMYEAVCKTMGKFLVIATWTYRKMMGYPLNYYDNTIGYVDNFMQLMFKLPTGPYKANPVVIDALDKLFILHADHEQNCSTSTVRIVGSSHAGLFASISAGVSALWGPLHGGANQAVLEMLEAIQKDGGDADKYLAKAKDKDDPFRLMGFGHRVYKNFDPRAKIIKKAADEVLNTLGVDDPILDIAKKLEASALVDDYFVSRKLYPNVDFYSGIIYRALGIPTEMFTVMFAIGRLPGWIAQWKEMRINKEPIGRPRQVYTGYPLRDFQPMDKR from the coding sequence ATGTCTAAAACAGCTATATTAGAATTTGATGGTAAGAAGTACGAGTTTCCTGTAATTGTAGGAAGTGAAAACGAAGCCGCCATCGATATTGAAAAACTTCGTGCCTTAACCGGTGCTATAACACTAGATCCGGGCTATAAAAACTCAGGCTCTTGTAAAAGTGATATCACTTTCCTCGATGGTGAAGAAGGAATTCTTCGCTACCGTGGTTATGCTATCGAAGATTTAGCAGAGAAAGCCGATTTCCTTGAGGTTTCTTATTTAGTAATTTTTGGAGAACTGCCTACCAAAGCCCAATTGCAACAGTTTGAAAATGATATTAGAAAATATACATTAGTAAACGAAGAAATGAAAAACATCATTGATGGTTTTCCAAAAACAGCTCATCCAATGGGTGTTTTATCTTCACTTACCAGTGCATTAACAGCATTTAATCCTAAAGTGGTGGATGTTGAAAACGAAAAAGAAATGTATGAAGCAGTATGCAAAACCATGGGTAAATTCTTGGTGATTGCTACTTGGACCTACAGAAAAATGATGGGTTATCCTTTAAACTATTATGACAATACTATAGGTTATGTGGATAATTTTATGCAGTTAATGTTTAAATTACCAACAGGACCTTACAAAGCAAATCCGGTTGTAATTGATGCTTTGGATAAATTATTTATCCTTCACGCTGACCATGAACAAAACTGTTCTACTTCAACCGTTAGAATCGTTGGATCTTCTCATGCCGGTTTGTTTGCTTCAATCTCTGCGGGTGTTTCAGCACTTTGGGGACCATTACATGGTGGTGCAAACCAAGCAGTATTGGAAATGTTGGAAGCCATTCAAAAAGATGGTGGAGATGCTGATAAATATTTGGCAAAAGCTAAAGACAAAGATGATCCATTCCGTTTAATGGGGTTTGGTCATAGAGTTTACAAAAACTTTGATCCAAGAGCCAAAATTATCAAAAAGGCTGCTGATGAAGTTTTAAATACCTTAGGTGTTGATGATCCTATTTTAGATATTGCTAAAAAATTAGAAGCCTCTGCTTTAGTAGATGACTATTTTGTATCCAGAAAATTATATCCGAATGTTGATTTCTACTCCGGAATCATCTATCGTGCTTTAGGTATTCCGACAGAAATGTTTACCGTAATGTTTGCCATCGGAAGACTTCCGGGTTGGATAGCCCAATGGAAAGAGATGCGAATCAATAAAGAGCCAATCGGAAGACCGAGACAAGTTTATACGGGTTATCCGTTAAGAGATTTCCAACCAATGGACAAAAGATAA